A part of Rattus norvegicus strain BN/NHsdMcwi chromosome 4, GRCr8, whole genome shotgun sequence genomic DNA contains:
- the Rpusd3 gene encoding mitochondrial mRNA pseudouridine synthase RPUSD3 isoform X1 gives MEALRALRSVSVVWRPGLGSSARRRDAGFGTEARKRKDLVEDQPFPGLLRAENLGLEELAQVLRAAVVDQKGPLVTLNKPQGLPVTGRPGELTLLSVLPWLSQALGLEHQELQVVRAPGKEASGLVLLSSCPQTTSHLQKFFTHSRRAQRPTATYCAITDGVPEPSEGTVHIALRLERMDGIDLAVPVTSPSRKDIQEGVKRTLSHFHVTATGCGCALVQLQPLTVFPSQLQVHMALQLCPILGDHTYAARVGSVLGQRFLWPAETTKPQRQVLDEALLRYLHLSPSQVAQMPLHLHLHRLLLPGTRPRDPPSELLAPLPPYFSRTLQCLRLSQQ, from the exons ATGGAAGCCCTGCGAGCTTTACGTAGTGTCTCTGTGGTCTGGCGGCCGGGGCTGGGGTCTAGCGCACGGCGGAGGGATGCAGGCTTCGGCACCGAGGCCCG caagcgcaaggacctAGTGGAGGACCAGCCTTTCCCCGGGCTGCTGCGGGCAGAGAACCTCGGTCTGGAAGAGCTGGCTCAAGTCCTGAGAGCAGCTGTGGTGGATCAGAAAG GACCTCTGGTGACACTGAACAAGCCACAGGGTCTGCCTGTGACAG ggAGACCAGGAGAGCTGACATTGCTGTCTGTGCTGCCATGGCTGAGCCAGGCCCTGGGACTCGAACACCAGGAGCTCCAGGTTGTGCGAGCACCTGGAAA GGAGGCCTCTGGGCTTGTGCTCCTCTCCAGCTGTCCCCAGACAACAAGCCACCTGCAGAAGTTCTTTACCCACTCAAGGAGAgcccagagacccacagccaccTACTG TGCCATCACTGATGGTGTCCCTGAGCCTTCTGAGGGGACAGTCCACATAGCTCTGAGGCTGGAACGAATGGATGGCATTGATCTT GCAGTCCCAGTGACGTCCCCATCTCGAAAGGACATCCAGGAAGGTGTCAAAAGGACCCTCAGCCATTTCCATGTGACGGCCACAGgctgtggctgtgctctggtccAGCTGCAGCCACTGACAG TCTTCCCCAGTCAGCTGCAGGTGCACATGGCTCTACAGCTCTGCCCAATTCTTGGAGACCACACCTATGCGGCTCGCGTGGGCAGCGTTCTGGGCCAGCGCTTTCTGTGGCCAGCAGAGACTACCAAGCCCCAGAGACAG GTCCTGGATGAAGCCCTGCTTAGATACCTCCACCTGAGTCCTTCCCAAGTGGCCCAGATGCCtttgcacctgcacctgcaccgcCTCCTCCTCCCAGGCACCAGACCCAGGGACCCCCCGAGTGAACTTCTGGCTCCCCTGCCCCCTTACTTCTCTCGGACTTTGCAGTGCCTTCGGCTCTCTCAGCAATAG
- the Rpusd3 gene encoding mitochondrial mRNA pseudouridine synthase RPUSD3 isoform 2 (isoform 2 is encoded by transcript variant 2) encodes MEALRALRSVSVVWRPGLGSSARRRDAGFGTEARKRKDLVEDQPFPGLLRAENLGLEELAQVLRAAVVDQKGRPGELTLLSVLPWLSQALGLEHQELQVVRAPGKEASGLVLLSSCPQTTSHLQKFFTHSRRAQRPTATYCAITDGVPEPSEGTVHIALRLERMDGIDLAVPVTSPSRKDIQEGVKRTLSHFHVTATGCGCALVQLQPLTVFPSQLQVHMALQLCPILGDHTYAARVGSVLGQRFLWPAETTKPQRQVLDEALLRYLHLSPSQVAQMPLHLHLHRLLLPGTRPRDPPSELLAPLPPYFSRTLQCLRLSQQ; translated from the exons ATGGAAGCCCTGCGAGCTTTACGTAGTGTCTCTGTGGTCTGGCGGCCGGGGCTGGGGTCTAGCGCACGGCGGAGGGATGCAGGCTTCGGCACCGAGGCCCG caagcgcaaggacctAGTGGAGGACCAGCCTTTCCCCGGGCTGCTGCGGGCAGAGAACCTCGGTCTGGAAGAGCTGGCTCAAGTCCTGAGAGCAGCTGTGGTGGATCAGAAAG ggAGACCAGGAGAGCTGACATTGCTGTCTGTGCTGCCATGGCTGAGCCAGGCCCTGGGACTCGAACACCAGGAGCTCCAGGTTGTGCGAGCACCTGGAAA GGAGGCCTCTGGGCTTGTGCTCCTCTCCAGCTGTCCCCAGACAACAAGCCACCTGCAGAAGTTCTTTACCCACTCAAGGAGAgcccagagacccacagccaccTACTG TGCCATCACTGATGGTGTCCCTGAGCCTTCTGAGGGGACAGTCCACATAGCTCTGAGGCTGGAACGAATGGATGGCATTGATCTT GCAGTCCCAGTGACGTCCCCATCTCGAAAGGACATCCAGGAAGGTGTCAAAAGGACCCTCAGCCATTTCCATGTGACGGCCACAGgctgtggctgtgctctggtccAGCTGCAGCCACTGACAG TCTTCCCCAGTCAGCTGCAGGTGCACATGGCTCTACAGCTCTGCCCAATTCTTGGAGACCACACCTATGCGGCTCGCGTGGGCAGCGTTCTGGGCCAGCGCTTTCTGTGGCCAGCAGAGACTACCAAGCCCCAGAGACAG GTCCTGGATGAAGCCCTGCTTAGATACCTCCACCTGAGTCCTTCCCAAGTGGCCCAGATGCCtttgcacctgcacctgcaccgcCTCCTCCTCCCAGGCACCAGACCCAGGGACCCCCCGAGTGAACTTCTGGCTCCCCTGCCCCCTTACTTCTCTCGGACTTTGCAGTGCCTTCGGCTCTCTCAGCAATAG
- the Rpusd3 gene encoding mitochondrial mRNA pseudouridine synthase RPUSD3 isoform 1 (isoform 1 is encoded by transcript variant 1) produces the protein MEALRALRSVSVVWRPGLGSSARRRDAGFGTEARRRPQPQPHRSSKRKDLVEDQPFPGLLRAENLGLEELAQVLRAAVVDQKGPLVTLNKPQGLPVTGRPGELTLLSVLPWLSQALGLEHQELQVVRAPGKEASGLVLLSSCPQTTSHLQKFFTHSRRAQRPTATYCAITDGVPEPSEGTVHIALRLERMDGIDLAVPVTSPSRKDIQEGVKRTLSHFHVTATGCGCALVQLQPLTVFPSQLQVHMALQLCPILGDHTYAARVGSVLGQRFLWPAETTKPQRQVLDEALLRYLHLSPSQVAQMPLHLHLHRLLLPGTRPRDPPSELLAPLPPYFSRTLQCLRLSQQ, from the exons ATGGAAGCCCTGCGAGCTTTACGTAGTGTCTCTGTGGTCTGGCGGCCGGGGCTGGGGTCTAGCGCACGGCGGAGGGATGCAGGCTTCGGCACCGAGGCCCG GCGTCGGCCTCAACCTCAACCTCACCGCTccagcaagcgcaaggacctAGTGGAGGACCAGCCTTTCCCCGGGCTGCTGCGGGCAGAGAACCTCGGTCTGGAAGAGCTGGCTCAAGTCCTGAGAGCAGCTGTGGTGGATCAGAAAG GACCTCTGGTGACACTGAACAAGCCACAGGGTCTGCCTGTGACAG ggAGACCAGGAGAGCTGACATTGCTGTCTGTGCTGCCATGGCTGAGCCAGGCCCTGGGACTCGAACACCAGGAGCTCCAGGTTGTGCGAGCACCTGGAAA GGAGGCCTCTGGGCTTGTGCTCCTCTCCAGCTGTCCCCAGACAACAAGCCACCTGCAGAAGTTCTTTACCCACTCAAGGAGAgcccagagacccacagccaccTACTG TGCCATCACTGATGGTGTCCCTGAGCCTTCTGAGGGGACAGTCCACATAGCTCTGAGGCTGGAACGAATGGATGGCATTGATCTT GCAGTCCCAGTGACGTCCCCATCTCGAAAGGACATCCAGGAAGGTGTCAAAAGGACCCTCAGCCATTTCCATGTGACGGCCACAGgctgtggctgtgctctggtccAGCTGCAGCCACTGACAG TCTTCCCCAGTCAGCTGCAGGTGCACATGGCTCTACAGCTCTGCCCAATTCTTGGAGACCACACCTATGCGGCTCGCGTGGGCAGCGTTCTGGGCCAGCGCTTTCTGTGGCCAGCAGAGACTACCAAGCCCCAGAGACAG GTCCTGGATGAAGCCCTGCTTAGATACCTCCACCTGAGTCCTTCCCAAGTGGCCCAGATGCCtttgcacctgcacctgcaccgcCTCCTCCTCCCAGGCACCAGACCCAGGGACCCCCCGAGTGAACTTCTGGCTCCCCTGCCCCCTTACTTCTCTCGGACTTTGCAGTGCCTTCGGCTCTCTCAGCAATAG
- the Rpusd3 gene encoding mitochondrial mRNA pseudouridine synthase RPUSD3 isoform X2 encodes MEALRALRSVSVVWRPGLGSSARRRDAGFGTEARKRKDLVEDQPFPGLLRAENLGLEELAQVLRAAVVDQKGPLVTLNKPQGLPVTGRPGELTLLSVLPWLSQALGLEHQELQVVRAPGKEASGLVLLSSCPQTTSHLQKFFTHSRRAQRPTATYCAITDGVPEPSEGTVHIALRLERMDGIDLAVPVTSPSRKDIQEGVKRTLSHFHVTATGCGCALVQLQPLTVFPSQLQVHMALQLCPILGDHTYAARVGSVLGQRFLWPAETTKPQRQFTG; translated from the exons ATGGAAGCCCTGCGAGCTTTACGTAGTGTCTCTGTGGTCTGGCGGCCGGGGCTGGGGTCTAGCGCACGGCGGAGGGATGCAGGCTTCGGCACCGAGGCCCG caagcgcaaggacctAGTGGAGGACCAGCCTTTCCCCGGGCTGCTGCGGGCAGAGAACCTCGGTCTGGAAGAGCTGGCTCAAGTCCTGAGAGCAGCTGTGGTGGATCAGAAAG GACCTCTGGTGACACTGAACAAGCCACAGGGTCTGCCTGTGACAG ggAGACCAGGAGAGCTGACATTGCTGTCTGTGCTGCCATGGCTGAGCCAGGCCCTGGGACTCGAACACCAGGAGCTCCAGGTTGTGCGAGCACCTGGAAA GGAGGCCTCTGGGCTTGTGCTCCTCTCCAGCTGTCCCCAGACAACAAGCCACCTGCAGAAGTTCTTTACCCACTCAAGGAGAgcccagagacccacagccaccTACTG TGCCATCACTGATGGTGTCCCTGAGCCTTCTGAGGGGACAGTCCACATAGCTCTGAGGCTGGAACGAATGGATGGCATTGATCTT GCAGTCCCAGTGACGTCCCCATCTCGAAAGGACATCCAGGAAGGTGTCAAAAGGACCCTCAGCCATTTCCATGTGACGGCCACAGgctgtggctgtgctctggtccAGCTGCAGCCACTGACAG TCTTCCCCAGTCAGCTGCAGGTGCACATGGCTCTACAGCTCTGCCCAATTCTTGGAGACCACACCTATGCGGCTCGCGTGGGCAGCGTTCTGGGCCAGCGCTTTCTGTGGCCAGCAGAGACTACCAAGCCCCAGAGACAG
- the Rpusd3 gene encoding mitochondrial mRNA pseudouridine synthase RPUSD3 isoform 3 (isoform 3 is encoded by transcript variant 3), translated as MEALRALRSVSVVWRPGLGSSARRRDAGFGTEARRRPQPQPHRSSKRKDLVEDQPFPGLLRAENLGLEELAQVLRAAVVDQKGPLVTLNKPQGLPVTGRPGELTLLSVLPWLSQALGLEHQELQVVRAPGKEASGLVLLSSCPQTTSHLQKFFTHSRRAQRPTATYCAITDGVPEPSEGTVHIALRLERMDGIDLAVPVTSPSRKDIQEGVKRTLSHFHVTATGCGCALVQLQPLTVFPSQLQVHMALQLCPILGDHTYAARVGSVLGQRFLWPAETTKPQRQFTG; from the exons ATGGAAGCCCTGCGAGCTTTACGTAGTGTCTCTGTGGTCTGGCGGCCGGGGCTGGGGTCTAGCGCACGGCGGAGGGATGCAGGCTTCGGCACCGAGGCCCG GCGTCGGCCTCAACCTCAACCTCACCGCTccagcaagcgcaaggacctAGTGGAGGACCAGCCTTTCCCCGGGCTGCTGCGGGCAGAGAACCTCGGTCTGGAAGAGCTGGCTCAAGTCCTGAGAGCAGCTGTGGTGGATCAGAAAG GACCTCTGGTGACACTGAACAAGCCACAGGGTCTGCCTGTGACAG ggAGACCAGGAGAGCTGACATTGCTGTCTGTGCTGCCATGGCTGAGCCAGGCCCTGGGACTCGAACACCAGGAGCTCCAGGTTGTGCGAGCACCTGGAAA GGAGGCCTCTGGGCTTGTGCTCCTCTCCAGCTGTCCCCAGACAACAAGCCACCTGCAGAAGTTCTTTACCCACTCAAGGAGAgcccagagacccacagccaccTACTG TGCCATCACTGATGGTGTCCCTGAGCCTTCTGAGGGGACAGTCCACATAGCTCTGAGGCTGGAACGAATGGATGGCATTGATCTT GCAGTCCCAGTGACGTCCCCATCTCGAAAGGACATCCAGGAAGGTGTCAAAAGGACCCTCAGCCATTTCCATGTGACGGCCACAGgctgtggctgtgctctggtccAGCTGCAGCCACTGACAG TCTTCCCCAGTCAGCTGCAGGTGCACATGGCTCTACAGCTCTGCCCAATTCTTGGAGACCACACCTATGCGGCTCGCGTGGGCAGCGTTCTGGGCCAGCGCTTTCTGTGGCCAGCAGAGACTACCAAGCCCCAGAGACAG
- the Cidec gene encoding lipid transferase CIDEC isoform 2 (isoform 2 is encoded by transcript variant 3): MDYAMKSLSLLYPRSLSRHVAVSTAVVTQQLVSEPSRETPRARPCRVSTADRKVRKGIMAHSLEDLLGKVQDILKLKDKPFSLVLEEDGTIVETEEYFQALPRDTVFMVLQKGQKWKSPSEQRKKKAQLSLSQKPTKKIDVARVTFDLYKLNPQDFIGCLNVKATLYDTYSLSYDLHCYRAKRIVKEMLRWTLFSMQATGHMLLGTSSYMQQFLDATEEEQPSKAKASLLPACLKMLQ, from the exons ATGGACTATGCTATGAAGTCTCTCAGCCTTCTCTACCCTAGGTCACTGTCCAG GCATGTAGCAGTGAGCACTGCAGTGGTGACCCAACAGCTGGTGTCTGAGCCCAGCCGGGAGACCCCCAGGGCAAGACCCTGTCGTGTTAGCACCGCAGATCGGAAGGTTCGCAAAGGCATCATGGCCCACAGCTTGGAGGACCTCCTGGGCAAG GTCCAAGACATCTTGAAGCTTAAAGACAAGCCCTTCTCCCTGGTGTTGGAGGAAGATGGCACAATCGTGGAGACAGAAGAATACTTCCAAGCCCTACCAAGAGATACAGTGTTCATGGTCCTGCAGAAGGGGCAGAAGTGGAAGTCCCCATCAGAACAG CGCAAGAAGAAAGCCCAGCTATCCCTTTCCCAGAAGCCAACTAAGAAGATCGACGTGGCCCGGGTAACCTTTGACCTGTACAAGCTGAACCCTCAGGACTTCATCGGCTGCCTGAACGTGAAGGCAACCCTCTATGACACATACTCGCTTTCATATGACCTGCACTGCTACAGGGCCAAACGCATCGTGAA GGAAATGCTCCGCTGGACTCTCTTCAGTATGCAAGCCACAGGCCACATGCTGCTTGGCACCTCCAGTTACATGCAGCAGTTCCTGGATGCCACTGAGGAAGAACAGCCCTCCAAGGCCAaggcctccctcctccctgcctgtcTGAAGATGCTGCAATGA
- the Cidec gene encoding lipid transferase CIDEC isoform 1 (isoform 1 is encoded by transcript variant 1) — protein sequence MESNTIQLTRMDYAMKSLSLLYPRSLSRHVAVSTAVVTQQLVSEPSRETPRARPCRVSTADRKVRKGIMAHSLEDLLGKVQDILKLKDKPFSLVLEEDGTIVETEEYFQALPRDTVFMVLQKGQKWKSPSEQRKKKAQLSLSQKPTKKIDVARVTFDLYKLNPQDFIGCLNVKATLYDTYSLSYDLHCYRAKRIVKEMLRWTLFSMQATGHMLLGTSSYMQQFLDATEEEQPSKAKASLLPACLKMLQ from the exons ATGGA gTCTAACACAATCCAGCTGACAAGAATGGACTATGCTATGAAGTCTCTCAGCCTTCTCTACCCTAGGTCACTGTCCAG GCATGTAGCAGTGAGCACTGCAGTGGTGACCCAACAGCTGGTGTCTGAGCCCAGCCGGGAGACCCCCAGGGCAAGACCCTGTCGTGTTAGCACCGCAGATCGGAAGGTTCGCAAAGGCATCATGGCCCACAGCTTGGAGGACCTCCTGGGCAAG GTCCAAGACATCTTGAAGCTTAAAGACAAGCCCTTCTCCCTGGTGTTGGAGGAAGATGGCACAATCGTGGAGACAGAAGAATACTTCCAAGCCCTACCAAGAGATACAGTGTTCATGGTCCTGCAGAAGGGGCAGAAGTGGAAGTCCCCATCAGAACAG CGCAAGAAGAAAGCCCAGCTATCCCTTTCCCAGAAGCCAACTAAGAAGATCGACGTGGCCCGGGTAACCTTTGACCTGTACAAGCTGAACCCTCAGGACTTCATCGGCTGCCTGAACGTGAAGGCAACCCTCTATGACACATACTCGCTTTCATATGACCTGCACTGCTACAGGGCCAAACGCATCGTGAA GGAAATGCTCCGCTGGACTCTCTTCAGTATGCAAGCCACAGGCCACATGCTGCTTGGCACCTCCAGTTACATGCAGCAGTTCCTGGATGCCACTGAGGAAGAACAGCCCTCCAAGGCCAaggcctccctcctccctgcctgtcTGAAGATGCTGCAATGA
- the Cidec gene encoding lipid transferase CIDEC isoform X1, with amino-acid sequence MVLQKGQKWKSPSEQRKKKAQLSLSQKPTKKIDVARVTFDLYKLNPQDFIGCLNVKATLYDTYSLSYDLHCYRAKRIVKEMLRWTLFSMQATGHMLLGTSSYMQQFLDATEEEQPSKAKASLLPACLKMLQ; translated from the exons ATGGTCCTGCAGAAGGGGCAGAAGTGGAAGTCCCCATCAGAACAG CGCAAGAAGAAAGCCCAGCTATCCCTTTCCCAGAAGCCAACTAAGAAGATCGACGTGGCCCGGGTAACCTTTGACCTGTACAAGCTGAACCCTCAGGACTTCATCGGCTGCCTGAACGTGAAGGCAACCCTCTATGACACATACTCGCTTTCATATGACCTGCACTGCTACAGGGCCAAACGCATCGTGAA GGAAATGCTCCGCTGGACTCTCTTCAGTATGCAAGCCACAGGCCACATGCTGCTTGGCACCTCCAGTTACATGCAGCAGTTCCTGGATGCCACTGAGGAAGAACAGCCCTCCAAGGCCAaggcctccctcctccctgcctgtcTGAAGATGCTGCAATGA